The following DNA comes from Meles meles chromosome 8, mMelMel3.1 paternal haplotype, whole genome shotgun sequence.
ttccctgctctcatacctgtgatctctgcgacactcagacacccccaatccttctgtgatcccACGGGACCTAAGACCACGCTGTCTTCATGTGTGCTCCACCCCTGCTTaccctctggagcgatgtccctcagtggagcagacttttaaaagttctggcTTTGTGCTCCATTACTCCACCACTTGTGGGGAGCCAGCCCCTGCcgccacagtctatcttcccattgctacggattcacttctccacatgtcctacctttcagaaagtggtcgattttctgtttctaaaattgctgctcttctcttcgatcttctgttggatttgtaggtgtttagaatggtttgataaattatctagctgatctcctgctacctgatgccATCTCCGCCTACTACTCCTTCACCATTTTGACATCtccagccaaagcaatcttaagaacaAAAGTGAAGGCATCACACTCCTGATTTCAAagtatactataaagctatactAAACAAAACAGCATGGGTCTGACATAAAAAGGCACATAGACCAAAAGAACACAATAaggtccagaaataaactcccaCCTATACATCAACTAATATTTAACAAGGGAACCACCAATACTCACTGGGGAAAGAATACTCTCTTTAACAAACGGCtttggaaaactggatagccataGGCACAATAATGAAGTTGGATGACTGTCTTTCAacactcacaaaaattaagtcTGGATGGATTTATGACAAGAACatagatctgaaaccataaaactcctagaagataagaTAGGGAAGCAGCTCCTTGACGTTGGTCTTGTAAATGTTATTTTGTATCTCACACCAAAagaacaagcaacaaaagcaaaaagcaacaTGTGGAACtatcaaatttaaaaactttcacatagcaaaagaaaaaatcaacaatatcaggcaaccaacagaatgggaggaaataccTGTAAACCATAGCTTGAAAGATACTTGTCAACCATGTATTacataaagggttaatatctaatatatataaagacctcctacaactcaaaagcaaaacaagctgatttaaaaatgggtagaagaaattaataaatattttccctagaagacacccaaatggccaacagggaCATGAAAATGTACCTACATCActaaatcatcagggaaatgcaaatcaaaagcacaatgagatatcaactcacacctgttagaatgactatcaTCAAGAAAGAGATAACAAGTcatggtgaggatgtggaataaataaaatacttccttttactatatctaaaaaagaaagagagagaatatttctACACTGCTAGTGGAAATGTAAATCGGTTCATTATaaaaaatagtatggaagttcctcaaaaaattagagaactaccatatgatacaccaaccccacttctgggtatacattcaacagaaacaaaaacatatacGAAAAAGATAATCTGcattcccatgtttattgcagcattattcataatagacaAGATATGGGAatgataaagaagacatggtgttTATACACAATACAGGGGACTATTATTCAACTAGGACAgtgaaggaaatcctgacatttgaGGCATCACGGATGCACACTGAGGGCATTATACCAAGTGAGATGacccagacagagaaagacaaatactgtatgagatCACTAATACACAGAATCAAAAAGCCAAACTCCTAGTAACAGAGAGTACAATGGGGTCAGCAGGGCCTGGAGTTCAAGGGAACTGAAGAGGTGATTTTTGAAAAGGTACAATTTTGCAACTAAGAGATGAAGAAATCTGACAATCTAATGCATAGCTTAATGACCATAACCAATAACACATTGGTTATTGTTACATTCCTCACAGAGGTTCTTCTCCTACTGAAGCCCTCATGGTTTCTTAGAAAGATGTCTCATACATTATTACACATTTTGAAAGAACAATGCTTCAAAGAACATACCTATGcctgcatgggggtgggggaggagggcacaCATCCTTTATTCATACTGCACTACTTCTTTGGCATGGATGAGCCTTCACATTCTCTCCCAGAGGTTCAATGATTTTCCTTCTCTCAATCCTGCCCATCTACAGACTTGTGAAAAATTTGGCAAGGCTTCTAATAGCTCTTCAGTTATAGTCCTTAATTAAAAGGAAGAATTACATGACTTATTAGAACAGAGACCCTACCccaaaaaacatgtttaaaacCCAATGAATCTCTACGGGTAATATGTAATTGTAATGACATCTGTTTTATATCAGTTGGTTCAAGTCTGAGCATCCTGTATATCAGTGGTCAGTGTTCATACACTTCTTGTTCCACATTTCAAACAGATCACAAGGACCAAAAGTATTATGTTCTGCTTCAGATAGAGAAAACTGGCCAAAGTTAAAAACCCTGCTTATCACACTATACCCACACAGGCTCTTGAGGCTTTCTAGAAAATATCAGTGTTAGAGTAAGTCTAACCATCTACTCCATAAATTAGATCACCCCAAACAAAACCATAGATTTCTATGACATAAAATGTTGAACACAGACAATAAAAAAGTATACCAACTCTCCATATTTCTTCTTAGTCTACAATATTTAATATTGAgtaactctttttttattttttaatttatttcttgagATACAAAGAAAGCACAGAGGGGGAGTGAGACTAACTCCctactgagtggagagcccaaagtggagcttgatcccagagctgagatcatgacatgaggcagacgcttaaccacctgagctaccAAGGCACCCCTCAGTAACGATTATTACAATGAGTTTTCACACAGGTTTCCTCACACCAACATGAACAGATGCTTGAAATATTAGAAATTGTTTCATAGTATGAAACACTGGCTATGTCAGACAGGGTAAATTTTGCTGACTTAATGAAAGAGAAAGGTTTGAATTCCACAATATCAGAAAAACCTATTGGCTGTGATATGGAAGTTGAACATCATCTTCAATCAgaactccccactgaacactagaaggaagaaacaaagtcaGTAGACTCATGAAGTAAATGGTACTGAAGGACACATCCTTCAATCCATTCCTCTTTATGATTCCAATGACCTCTCGTTTCCTTAGATTACAGCTGGTAAAGACTGGGGTGTGGGCAGAAacccctgatgcggggctcaatccgaacaccctgggattataacctgagcagaagacagatgcttaactgactgagacacccaggtaacCCACTTGCAGAATATTAATAAATGATGAGGCCACTCCTCATGCAGGTTGAAAGTATGAACCTCTAGAACTTAAAGGTATTGTGCTTGTGAGGAATCAAGTCAGCTGTCATTCCATTGGGCATATTATCTGTGTCAAATTAACATTTCTTTACCCAAAGGCAATATGAACTAGAGTACATTACTGTGCATATTACTGGGGATTAAGTTTTCTGAGAGGACAAATCTGGACAGGGCCTCAGCAGGACCATCTCTTCTTTTGTAACCTCTTCAAGGcatctttgatttccttgttCCTCAGACTGTAAATCAAGGGATTCAACATCGGAATAACCACAGTGTAGAATACTGATGCAAATCTGTCAAAACTGGAGGACCCACCAGAGCTGGAACTCAAGTAGACAGAGATACTTGAGGTATAGAAGAGGGAAACTGCAGTCAAATGAGAAGCACAGGTGTTGAAAGCCTTGGACCTGCCTTTAGCTGAAGTGATCTTCATGATGGACATGACAATATAGCCATAAGATAACATGATAATGAGGGCATTTATTATCCCAAAGATCATTGATAATATAGCAATCAACAATTGCACAAAGAAAGTATCAGTACAGGATAGGATTATCAGTTGGGGCATGTCACAGAAGAAGTGCTTGATGACATTAGGCCCACAAAAGTGGAGCTGAAATATGGTACACAACTGGGATATAGAAGCAGAGAGTCCAGCCAAATAGGATCCCAGCACCATCCGAATACAGAGGGTGGGTGACATGATGGATGAATAGAGAAGTGGATTGCAAATGGCACTATATCGGTCATAAGCCATGGCTGTCATGAGACAAGACTCACTCAGTCCCATGGTTGAAAAGACAAAGTACTGAACAGCACAACCCACAAAGGTGATAGTCTGCTGCTCTTGGAAAAAGTTGGAGAGCATCTTGGGAGCTATAGAGGTCACATAGCAGATATCGATGAATGACAGATtactgaggaagaagtacatgggtgtgtggaggtgagaGTCCATCCTTATTAAGATGATGAGGCACAGGTTCCAAGTCAGAGTCAAAATATAGATCAGCAGGAATACAACAAAGAGCACTGCTAGGATTCTGGGAAAATCAGAGAATCCCAAAAGGATGAAATAGGTGATCCGTGTAAAATTTCCTCCCCCAATCATTGGCTTGCTGCTTCTAAaatcaggaaagagagaagagaatgcaCTGCTGATTCAGGTGAGATGACAGTATTATAATTCCCATATGTGCTGTTTTTTCCCTCCACAAAGTGCTGGAAAAGAATCAATGTCTCAATGTCCTAATGAAAAGACCCAGCTCTTCATCTCAAATTATTAAGAAGAGTGATTTTAAAAGTGCTtcaaaataatgatgtattatatgttgcctaatagaattgaaattaaaaatgaaaaaagtgctTTAGGTtctcaaatatttcataaagTCTCATGAAAATTAAAGAGATATGTTTGAATTTGAGAACTAAAATAATATAATCAAAGTGATTATTAGAGAGATCAttcattaaaagttttttaaaacctCTGATAACTCATTATAATCACTGCTTTACAAGACCATAAGTAGAATCACTCTAGATTAAAACTGAGATACCCTTCAGTCCACATGGCCATCTagataatgttttgaaatttccTCTTTTATCCTTATGAAAAGTTATTTATCCTCTTTGTAATAATTTCACAAACTTTTATATGAATGCAGTTAATATGTCATCTTCTAACTGACCTGGAAAACTATATCATAACTTATCACTCtgataatattttcttgaggCACAGTATATGTGCCCAATAAAGTTATGGAACTAGTCTTCTTAGGGAAGACTTTGTACTACATATACCAAAGGGAAGGCAGTACAGCTCACTATTGACCCTaacattttttcaattttagggTACTTTACTACTGAAGAAACAGCATGAGAAAAAATTGAGAACA
Coding sequences within:
- the LOC123949725 gene encoding olfactory receptor 5AN1-like; protein product: MIGGGNFTRITYFILLGFSDFPRILAVLFVVFLLIYILTLTWNLCLIILIRMDSHLHTPMYFFLSNLSFIDICYVTSIAPKMLSNFFQEQQTITFVGCAVQYFVFSTMGLSESCLMTAMAYDRYSAICNPLLYSSIMSPTLCIRMVLGSYLAGLSASISQLCTIFQLHFCGPNVIKHFFCDMPQLIILSCTDTFFVQLLIAILSMIFGIINALIIMLSYGYIVMSIMKITSAKGRSKAFNTCASHLTAVSLFYTSSISVYLSSSSGGSSSFDRFASVFYTVVIPMLNPLIYSLRNKEIKDALKRLQKKRWSC